The following proteins are co-located in the Sphingobacteriia bacterium genome:
- the aroQ gene encoding type II 3-dehydroquinate dehydratase, with protein sequence MSAKVLIINGPNLNMLGTRNPEVYGFNTIFDIEQNCHDFGSVHNLIIDFRQSNNEGEIIEWIQESEKFDALIINAAGFTHTSIAILDALLMLTKPIIEVHITNIYKREKFRRKSLVSRAATGVISGFGANSYILALHAVLELVE encoded by the coding sequence ATGAGCGCTAAAGTTTTAATAATCAACGGTCCAAATCTTAATATGCTTGGAACTAGAAATCCAGAAGTTTATGGTTTTAACACAATTTTTGATATTGAGCAAAATTGCCATGATTTTGGTAGTGTGCATAATTTAATTATTGATTTTCGTCAATCAAATAATGAAGGTGAGATAATTGAATGGATTCAAGAATCAGAAAAATTTGATGCTTTAATCATAAATGCCGCTGGTTTTACTCATACATCTATAGCCATTCTTGATGCTTTATTAATGCTAACAAAGCCAATTATTGAAGTGCATATTACAAATATTTATAAGCGTGAAAAGTTTAGAAGAAAATCACTTGTATCACGTGCAGCAACAGGAGTGATTTCAGGTTTTGGAGCTAATAGTTATATATTGGCTCTCCACGCAGTTTTAGAATTAGTAGAATAA
- a CDS encoding anhydro-N-acetylmuramic acid kinase, protein MQKFKILGTMSGTSFDGVDLAFIETDGEQIFELGNYRLYEYPESIKQTLKCQNLSIKELLCLEKEISEFYVKAIIDYKIQEKREIDLIGFHGQTIIHIPRDSLTLQIGNPSLIAAKTKIGVIADLRRFDMALGGQGAPIVPVYHKALFKKQIKEPFCVLNIGGVANLTYIDDENIIAFDTGPGSALIDDYILKFFNKPYDNEGKIARSAGFLNMQIPELTSWLDDEYFYKSYPKSLDREHWHNLVKNTELNGESLIAVLTEFTALTIEKAINLLPNKPARIITCGGGRKNKFMMERIEALTSINVENIDSYNLNGDAIEAQAIGFIAARIKNGLEYTYPTTTGVTQPVGGGAFYQPW, encoded by the coding sequence ATGCAAAAATTTAAAATATTAGGTACGATGAGTGGTACCTCTTTCGATGGAGTTGATCTGGCTTTCATTGAAACGGATGGTGAACAAATTTTTGAATTGGGTAATTATAGACTTTATGAATATCCAGAATCTATTAAACAAACTTTAAAATGTCAGAATTTATCAATAAAAGAATTGTTGTGTCTAGAAAAAGAAATTTCAGAGTTTTATGTTAAAGCAATTATTGATTATAAGATTCAAGAAAAACGTGAAATAGATTTAATTGGGTTTCACGGGCAGACTATAATACATATTCCTAGAGATAGTCTCACCCTTCAAATAGGTAATCCTTCCTTGATTGCTGCAAAAACTAAAATAGGAGTAATAGCAGATCTTAGAAGATTTGATATGGCGTTAGGTGGACAGGGTGCGCCAATTGTTCCAGTGTATCATAAAGCATTATTTAAAAAACAAATTAAAGAACCGTTTTGTGTGTTAAATATTGGTGGAGTTGCTAATTTAACTTATATTGATGATGAAAATATTATAGCTTTTGATACAGGGCCGGGCTCTGCTTTAATTGATGATTATATTTTAAAATTTTTTAATAAGCCTTATGATAATGAAGGAAAAATAGCAAGATCAGCAGGGTTTTTAAATATGCAAATCCCTGAATTGACTTCCTGGCTTGATGATGAATATTTTTATAAATCTTATCCTAAATCTTTAGATCGTGAACATTGGCATAATTTAGTTAAAAATACAGAATTAAATGGAGAATCGTTAATTGCTGTTTTAACTGAATTCACTGCTTTAACAATTGAAAAAGCTATAAATTTACTTCCTAATAAACCAGCTAGAATTATTACCTGTGGTGGTGGTAGGAAAAATAAATTTATGATGGAACGAATTGAAGCTTTAACCTCAATTAATGTAGAAAATATCGATAGTTATAACTTAAATGGTGATGCCATTGAAGCGCAAGCAATAGGTTTTATTGCTGCGCGTATTAAAAATGGCTTGGAATATACTTATCCAACTACTACTGGGGTTACTCAACCGGTTGGCGGCGGCGCCTTCTATCAACCTTGGTAA
- a CDS encoding alpha/beta hydrolase produces the protein MSEVIISSPEGRIEGKYNHSAEPNAPTALILHPHPLHGGTMNNKVVYNVYHTFVRNGFSTLRINFRGVGKSSGTFDNGVGELIDAAIALDWLQLQNPSSNNFWIAGFSFGAWIAMQLLMRRPEIHGFVAVSPPANLYDFSFLSPCPSSGLVVGAEKDSVAPEESISKLLSKISKQKNTEIDYQVIPGADHFYRLTMDDLVKSIDDYIKKRFSEIQDHTITKVDRRRRRQPVE, from the coding sequence ATGTCGGAAGTAATAATAAGTAGTCCGGAAGGAAGAATTGAAGGTAAATATAACCATAGTGCAGAACCAAATGCACCGACAGCATTAATTTTGCACCCTCATCCGTTACATGGTGGTACCATGAATAATAAGGTTGTTTATAATGTTTACCATACCTTTGTAAGAAACGGTTTTTCTACATTACGTATTAATTTCCGTGGCGTTGGTAAATCGAGCGGCACATTTGATAATGGAGTTGGAGAACTTATTGATGCTGCAATTGCATTAGATTGGTTACAATTACAAAACCCTTCTTCAAATAATTTTTGGATTGCAGGTTTTTCATTTGGGGCTTGGATCGCTATGCAATTACTTATGCGTAGACCAGAAATTCATGGATTCGTAGCAGTTTCTCCTCCAGCAAATTTATACGACTTTTCATTTCTTTCTCCTTGCCCTTCTTCAGGACTTGTAGTAGGAGCTGAAAAGGATTCAGTAGCTCCTGAGGAATCAATAAGTAAACTTTTATCTAAAATCTCTAAACAAAAGAATACTGAAATTGATTATCAAGTAATTCCAGGCGCCGATCATTTTTACAGATTGACCATGGATGATTTAGTAAAATCTATCGATGATTATATTAAGAAAAGATTTTCAGAAATCCAAGATCATACTATTACCAAGGTTGATAGAAGGCGCCGCCGCCAACCGGTTGAGTAA